The following coding sequences lie in one Peribacillus frigoritolerans genomic window:
- a CDS encoding response regulator has product MGFKKKQMLGFGLILLFLAILLSFMMVTLNNLKSSMTEIVENRYEKVSASMEIRQLFSRSDREILFAANDANKEERAESLEIISENHSLIESKIAGLSGSLNKTKAKQLLKEFETQYASYSITEAEIIQKIKSGNSSDDLSSLMEDQREKRTKVISTMDEFKDYQEGVMKDTLNNSKQTYEDMIGFVIFAVILSILVISVTVVWMIRSTSKDLQSITKVIKNIDYKNLSVIPRVPVRTTDEIGDIARSFNEMAGSLEIYNQKEKDFTEKISEQNWIQTRVADIATMYQRIVDVEVLADRFITRLAPMMGASIGAFYVKRGEGVDMRFVKLASFAGDGEDSGRREFRLGEGLIGQCALEKKSKVIEDIPEDFQVVTTGLGEVNPKSIVIAPVVFEDEVVAMVELASLEAFTKLQKTFLNQVLDTLGITINNVEGRMEIERLLKESQAQTEELQAQSEELQSQSEEMQAQSEELQTQAEELRMINEQLEERNRETEEKSKELQVAKLNLEKQAEELKLSSKYKSEFMANMSHELRTPLNSILILSEMLSDPNDSKLNEEQQEFARVINSSGQDLLTLINDILDLSKVEVGKLEVVFDEMNLSELPEQLHRNFDHVAKKKNIDFIIEKSKNVPDIFFTDEQRFQQILKNLLSNAFKFTEKGSVSVQIKKADEENVAQWIQTKGASNWVEIKVTDTGIGISKEKQKLIFEAFQQGDGATMRKYGGTGLGLSICREFAKLLGGWVIVDSEEGQGSTFTFFIPSMPEGFKNVGEAMAASPEVAAANHDDSAAPFDGQGEPDVVIVDEEDRDKAKPFCNKTVLVVDDDHRNIFALKNALKHEGMEILTAENGYECLELLEKGNNIDVILMDIMMPGMDGYETMTRIREQSKFEDLPIIALTAKAMKGDREKCLKAGASDYVSKPLKLDQLLSVLRVWLTN; this is encoded by the coding sequence ATGGGTTTTAAGAAGAAGCAAATGTTAGGATTTGGTTTGATCTTGCTTTTCTTGGCTATTTTACTTTCTTTCATGATGGTCACGCTTAACAATTTAAAAAGCAGCATGACTGAAATAGTTGAAAATCGCTATGAAAAAGTTTCAGCTTCAATGGAAATCCGTCAGCTGTTTTCCAGGTCGGACCGTGAGATCCTGTTTGCAGCTAATGATGCAAACAAAGAAGAAAGAGCAGAGAGCCTCGAAATCATCAGCGAGAATCATAGTTTGATTGAATCAAAAATTGCTGGGTTATCAGGTTCGTTAAATAAGACGAAAGCAAAGCAATTATTGAAAGAGTTCGAGACTCAATATGCTTCTTACTCCATAACGGAGGCTGAGATCATCCAAAAGATAAAATCGGGAAACTCTTCGGATGATCTTTCAAGCCTGATGGAGGACCAAAGGGAAAAACGAACGAAAGTCATCAGTACAATGGATGAATTTAAGGATTACCAAGAAGGTGTCATGAAAGATACCTTAAACAATTCGAAACAAACCTATGAAGATATGATCGGTTTTGTAATCTTTGCGGTTATTCTCAGCATTTTGGTTATTTCCGTAACGGTTGTTTGGATGATTCGCAGTACATCGAAAGATCTGCAATCGATTACGAAGGTCATCAAAAATATCGATTATAAAAACTTATCGGTCATACCAAGAGTTCCGGTTCGGACTACTGATGAAATTGGTGATATAGCGAGATCGTTCAACGAAATGGCGGGATCGCTTGAAATCTATAATCAAAAAGAGAAAGATTTCACCGAAAAGATCAGTGAACAGAACTGGATCCAGACCCGTGTTGCAGATATAGCTACCATGTATCAGCGCATTGTTGATGTGGAAGTTCTGGCTGACCGGTTCATTACAAGACTGGCACCGATGATGGGAGCTTCAATTGGGGCTTTTTACGTCAAACGGGGCGAGGGAGTGGATATGCGTTTTGTGAAGCTTGCCAGCTTTGCGGGAGATGGCGAAGATTCAGGCAGACGTGAATTCCGTCTTGGTGAAGGTTTGATCGGACAATGCGCCCTTGAAAAGAAATCGAAAGTCATTGAAGATATCCCTGAAGATTTTCAAGTGGTTACGACAGGATTAGGGGAAGTCAACCCGAAAAGCATTGTCATTGCGCCGGTCGTTTTTGAGGATGAAGTGGTCGCAATGGTTGAATTGGCGAGTTTGGAGGCATTTACGAAGCTGCAAAAAACTTTCCTGAACCAGGTTCTTGATACTCTTGGCATCACGATTAATAATGTAGAGGGCCGGATGGAAATAGAGCGTTTATTGAAAGAATCACAAGCACAGACCGAAGAGTTACAGGCTCAATCGGAAGAATTGCAATCACAGTCAGAGGAAATGCAAGCCCAATCGGAGGAACTGCAAACACAGGCTGAAGAATTGCGAATGATCAATGAACAATTAGAAGAAAGAAATCGTGAAACTGAAGAAAAGTCGAAAGAGCTTCAAGTCGCAAAACTGAATCTTGAAAAACAAGCGGAAGAATTAAAGTTAAGTTCCAAATATAAATCCGAGTTCATGGCAAATATGTCCCATGAATTGCGGACACCGCTCAATAGTATCCTGATTTTATCAGAAATGCTTTCAGATCCGAATGATAGTAAATTAAATGAAGAGCAACAGGAATTTGCTCGTGTCATTAACTCATCAGGTCAAGATTTATTAACGTTGATCAATGACATTTTGGATTTATCGAAAGTCGAAGTCGGAAAGCTTGAAGTGGTCTTTGACGAAATGAATTTGAGTGAGCTTCCAGAGCAATTGCACCGTAACTTCGATCATGTAGCGAAGAAAAAGAACATTGACTTTATAATAGAAAAAAGTAAAAACGTTCCGGATATTTTCTTTACGGATGAACAGCGCTTCCAGCAAATTTTGAAAAACCTATTATCCAATGCATTTAAATTCACGGAAAAAGGCTCTGTGTCTGTCCAAATCAAAAAAGCTGATGAAGAAAATGTAGCACAATGGATACAGACAAAAGGAGCTAGCAATTGGGTTGAAATTAAGGTGACGGATACGGGCATCGGAATTTCGAAAGAGAAGCAAAAACTTATCTTTGAAGCGTTCCAGCAAGGTGACGGAGCTACAATGAGAAAATATGGCGGTACAGGACTAGGGCTATCGATTTGCCGGGAGTTCGCCAAACTTCTGGGAGGCTGGGTCATTGTTGATAGTGAGGAGGGGCAAGGCAGTACATTTACTTTCTTTATTCCAAGTATGCCAGAGGGCTTCAAAAATGTCGGCGAAGCAATGGCTGCTTCTCCAGAAGTGGCAGCAGCCAACCACGATGATTCTGCTGCGCCTTTTGACGGTCAGGGAGAACCGGATGTAGTTATAGTGGATGAAGAAGATCGGGATAAGGCCAAACCATTCTGCAATAAAACAGTACTGGTCGTCGATGATGATCACCGGAATATATTTGCTCTGAAAAATGCGCTGAAGCATGAGGGGATGGAAATCCTTACAGCTGAAAACGGCTATGAATGTTTGGAACTCCTTGAAAAAGGAAACAATATAGATGTTATTTTGATGGATATCATGATGCCAGGCATGGACGGTTACGAAACGATGACCAGAATTCGCGAGCAAAGTAAGTTCGAGGATCTTCCGATCATCGCGCTAACTGCGAAAGCGATGAAAGGCGACAGGGAAAAGTGCCTGAAGGCCGGAGCTTCTGATTATGTCAGCAAGCCTTTAAAATTGGATCAGCTGCTATCCGTCCTAAGGGTATGGCTGACTAATTGA
- a CDS encoding CheR family methyltransferase, whose protein sequence is MKDTLTIEEREDLEIELLLEAVYSVSGFDFRKYMRSSIKRRVENRMRLDHVRRISGMIEMVLYEKGYVEKLLRDFSINVTEMFRDPDFFKAFRLNIVPLLKKLPEIRIWHAGCSTGEEAFSMAIILKEEGLYDKARIYATDMNDEVLRHAEKGILPLNRMQSYTKNYLQAGGNQEFSEYYTTDYQNAYLDSNLLKNIVFFQHNLVTDGSFNEFHIIMCRNVMIYFTGELQTYVNQLFYDSLCKDGFLAVGSKETLHTSSFSEDYEDFDSKERIYRKL, encoded by the coding sequence ATGAAGGATACTTTAACGATTGAAGAAAGAGAAGATTTAGAAATCGAATTATTGTTAGAGGCCGTTTATTCCGTTTCGGGCTTTGACTTTCGCAAATATATGCGTTCTTCAATAAAAAGAAGAGTTGAAAATAGAATGAGACTGGACCATGTTCGCAGGATCAGCGGAATGATTGAAATGGTTTTATATGAAAAAGGGTATGTCGAGAAGCTTTTGAGAGATTTTTCTATAAATGTCACTGAAATGTTTCGCGATCCGGATTTCTTTAAAGCTTTTCGTTTAAATATTGTACCGCTCCTGAAAAAACTTCCTGAAATCAGAATTTGGCATGCGGGATGTTCAACCGGTGAAGAAGCCTTTTCCATGGCGATCATCCTCAAGGAAGAAGGTCTATATGATAAGGCGAGGATTTATGCCACTGATATGAATGATGAAGTCCTCCGTCATGCGGAAAAAGGAATACTGCCTTTAAATAGGATGCAGTCTTATACGAAAAACTATTTGCAAGCTGGAGGCAACCAGGAATTTTCGGAGTATTATACAACCGATTATCAAAATGCTTATCTTGATTCGAATCTCCTTAAAAACATTGTGTTTTTCCAGCATAATTTAGTTACAGATGGTTCGTTCAATGAGTTTCATATCATCATGTGCCGGAATGTGATGATTTACTTTACCGGTGAATTGCAGACCTATGTTAATCAGTTGTTTTATGACAGCCTTTGTAAAGACGGCTTCCTTGCGGTTGGCAGCAAGGAAACACTTCATACATCATCCTTTTCGGAAGATTATGAGGACTTTGACTCAAAGGAACGAATTTATCGGAAACTGTAA
- a CDS encoding PP2C family protein-serine/threonine phosphatase: protein MTILIVDDNQVNLFVIEKILKRAGYTDFLSLTSAVEMFEYLQVDSPQPKETSVDIILLDIMMPEIDGIEACRRLQSIPHLRDIPVIFVTALEDSNKVAEALDVGGIDYIMKPINKIDLLARIRVGLRLKYEKDWHKMQDEKIRNELDLSMQVQSGLLSEPIINDHLTIRASYLPANKLAGDMYYWHRIDENRYGIILLDMMGHGISASLVCMFISSVLRDAIRIHTDPVAVINEMNRWMSTLNKEDNPVHYYFTAIYMVIDTEQKTVEYVNAGHPPGFALMDDGKVVSLSKGTCPVGFFTEMKIEKSVIHYEEKIQLMLFTDGVMEAIDREGTEGLEQIKEAVSTRWFDCKESPPIDFLMSPEMQQDQPDDMCVVVIQAN, encoded by the coding sequence ATGACGATTTTAATCGTAGATGATAACCAGGTTAACCTTTTCGTTATAGAGAAAATTCTAAAACGAGCTGGCTATACGGATTTTCTATCATTAACTTCAGCTGTTGAGATGTTTGAATATTTACAGGTGGATAGTCCGCAACCTAAAGAGACTTCAGTTGATATCATTCTGCTCGATATCATGATGCCGGAGATCGATGGGATAGAGGCGTGCAGGAGACTTCAAAGCATTCCTCACCTTAGAGATATACCCGTAATTTTTGTGACCGCCCTTGAAGATTCAAACAAGGTTGCCGAGGCACTTGATGTTGGCGGAATTGATTATATAATGAAGCCTATCAATAAAATAGATTTACTTGCGAGGATTCGCGTGGGGTTAAGACTTAAATATGAAAAAGATTGGCATAAAATGCAGGATGAAAAAATCCGCAATGAATTGGATCTTTCCATGCAGGTTCAAAGCGGTTTATTAAGTGAACCCATTATAAATGACCACTTAACCATAAGGGCATCATACTTACCTGCGAATAAATTGGCAGGGGATATGTACTATTGGCACCGCATCGATGAAAATCGGTATGGGATCATCCTGCTGGATATGATGGGGCATGGCATATCCGCCTCACTTGTGTGCATGTTCATTTCCTCCGTATTGAGGGATGCCATCAGGATACATACGGATCCGGTGGCAGTAATAAACGAAATGAATCGCTGGATGAGTACCCTTAATAAAGAAGATAATCCAGTGCATTATTATTTTACCGCGATTTATATGGTCATTGATACAGAGCAAAAGACTGTGGAATATGTGAATGCCGGACATCCTCCGGGCTTTGCTTTAATGGACGATGGAAAAGTGGTCTCACTTTCAAAAGGGACATGTCCTGTTGGGTTCTTCACCGAAATGAAAATAGAGAAGTCCGTCATTCATTATGAAGAGAAGATTCAGCTCATGCTATTTACGGATGGAGTCATGGAAGCGATAGATCGAGAAGGGACGGAAGGGCTCGAACAAATAAAAGAAGCGGTCTCGACGAGATGGTTCGATTGTAAGGAATCTCCCCCTATCGATTTTTTGATGTCCCCGGAAATGCAGCAAGATCAACCTGATGATATGTGTGTTGTTGTTATTCAAGCAAATTGA
- a CDS encoding CsbD family protein encodes MSGLSDKVKGAVNKVKGETKDQVGNAKNDPHLQAEGKVDKLKGNLQDGIGKLKNDR; translated from the coding sequence ATGAGCGGTTTATCAGACAAAGTAAAAGGTGCTGTAAATAAAGTTAAAGGTGAAACGAAAGACCAAGTCGGAAACGCGAAAAATGATCCTCACTTACAAGCAGAAGGTAAAGTCGATAAATTAAAAGGCAATCTCCAAGATGGCATTGGTAAATTAAAAAATGACCGTTAA
- a CDS encoding alpha/beta hydrolase: MTAAMVIPGAESFFLPGNSIGILICHGFNGTPQSVRYLGEKFAAKGFTVFAPRLAGHGTDEYEMETSHCQEWIQDVEMAYAKLKRTCTHVFAIGQSMGGALVLDLATKVACDGILTINAALQVPEYEIYRNQSVPRFIPEGKPDIKDDTTKEITYDQVPLTAINQLLDIMEHASQKLIDVSCPILIFHSPEDHVVPDSCSYQIYDTVMSGDKEMASLENSYHVASLDHDKDHIIERSYQFIQRLSKRAIIAS; this comes from the coding sequence ATGACAGCAGCAATGGTAATACCAGGTGCGGAATCTTTTTTCTTACCCGGCAATTCTATCGGCATTCTTATTTGCCATGGCTTTAACGGAACGCCACAAAGCGTAAGGTATTTAGGTGAAAAATTCGCCGCCAAAGGCTTTACTGTCTTCGCTCCTCGACTGGCGGGACACGGGACGGATGAATATGAAATGGAAACGAGTCATTGTCAGGAATGGATACAAGATGTTGAAATGGCTTATGCAAAATTAAAAAGAACCTGCACCCATGTATTCGCCATCGGACAATCAATGGGAGGCGCCCTTGTTCTCGATTTAGCGACAAAAGTGGCTTGTGATGGAATTCTCACCATCAATGCCGCTCTCCAAGTTCCTGAATATGAAATATACCGTAACCAATCGGTTCCACGCTTCATTCCTGAGGGCAAACCTGACATAAAAGACGATACAACTAAAGAAATCACATATGACCAGGTTCCGTTAACAGCGATTAATCAATTGCTTGATATAATGGAACATGCCAGTCAAAAACTAATAGACGTTTCGTGCCCGATACTTATCTTCCATTCTCCAGAAGATCACGTTGTACCAGACTCTTGTTCCTATCAGATTTACGATACAGTCATGTCCGGGGATAAGGAGATGGCATCCCTTGAAAATTCATATCATGTGGCCTCGTTGGATCATGACAAAGATCATATCATTGAACGGTCATATCAGTTCATTCAAAGGTTAAGTAAAAGGGCTATAATCGCTTCTTAA